The Pecten maximus chromosome 12, xPecMax1.1, whole genome shotgun sequence genome includes a region encoding these proteins:
- the LOC117339660 gene encoding LOW QUALITY PROTEIN: uncharacterized protein LOC117339660 (The sequence of the model RefSeq protein was modified relative to this genomic sequence to represent the inferred CDS: deleted 1 base in 1 codon): MHLYNVHMPATNREKDMTTWSLWQKMPPRYQLTTRSPLESEEPEVLIDDRPRTPRTPRPMTSPRSQGDTNARPSPRAYIAGSPRQGETRTTNVPNMRRPLFPGRKSSYIDHVKTQKRVNSARIKLAANPSPTTRPSRQRAKTAPLNSPRSAEVYCSSRAGSISQQQNRDTSESLKTESTGEFSTKIDLSPDVIGLDDDRSSSGASGFSQREIPPRKFIVRETDEGTLYIDNGKVVFFRKTRQNGTDLMKINGVGSSEKGGFLASIRREYLNKPRYLANTMKTHGRTSTSEDRLIQRERLTYNQKVGHILDYYSSDDEDQISMDDLSRYTKSPKSWRNTSSTRELSPRVRKIYLDENPRRDRRHASSHYDVMDDQSAYLKLTSQSKLHDRKFYLRTPGFQMLVPGAQGITAANFEKNCKCGMCRIEMQISLLAQLGIQFPVQEAFAEEHFVKQNPTKQAEEDTQTENKTSQTEIKIVEKEKAQTSNIAEVPSRPEQVLTITLPEMTSEREATDISTRESARETYRSVPGD, translated from the exons ATGCATCTGTACAACGTACACATGCCAGCTACTAACCGTGAGAAAG ACATGACTACCTGGTCGCTATGGCAGAAGATGCCCCCGAGATATCAGCTGACGACACGCAGTCCGCTGGAGTCGGAGGAACCGGAAGTTCTCATAGACGACCGACCGCGCACGCCCAGAACGCCAAGACCTATGACGTCTCCAAGATCACAGGGCGACACGAATGCGCGACCGTCACCGAGGGCTTATATTGCCGGAAGTCCTCGCCAAGGAGAGACCCGAACCACCAACGTTCCTAATATGCGTCGACCGCTATTTCCAGGACGAAAATCGAGCTATATCGATCATGTAAAGACTCAAAAGAGAGTCAATTCTGCGAGGATCAAATTGGCTGCAAACCCGTCCCCAACTACGCGTCCGTCTCGACAGAGAGCTAAAACAGCTCCGCTAAACAGTCCGAGGAGTGCCGAAGTATACTGTAGTTCTAGAGCGGGATCGATTTCACAGCAACAAAATAGAGACACTTCCGAAAGTTTAAAGACGGAAAGTACAGGGGAATTCTCAACGAAGATAGATTTGTCTCCTGACGTGATTGGTCTTGATGATGATCGGTCTTCTTCAGGGGCGTCGGGGTTTTCACAGAGAGAAATTCCTCCGAGGAAGTTTATTGTGCGGGAAACAGACGAAGGAactctatatatagacaatggTAAAGTAGTTTTCTTCCGAAAAACTCGTCAGAACGGAACTGATCTGATGAAAATTAATGGTGTCGGGTCATCAGAAAAGGGTGGGTTTCTGGCTAGTATTCGGCGCGAATATCTCAACAAGCCGCGTTATCTTGCAAACACAATGAAAACACATGGTCGGACGTCAACAAGCGAAGACCGTCTGATTCAGCGCGAAAGACTCACATACAATCAG AAGGTTGGCCATATACTGGATTATTATTCTAGTGATGACGAGGATCAAATTTCTATGGATGATTTGTCAAGATACACTAAGAGTCCGAAATCTTGGAGAAACACTTCGAGCACTAGAGAACTGTCACCGCGCGTGAGGAAAATTTATTTAGACGAGAATCCTCGTCGTGATCGTCGACATGCGTCAtcgcattatgacgtcatggaTGATCAAAGTGCGTACCTTAAACTGACAAGTCAGTCAAAACTGCATGACAGGAAGTTTTATCTGCGCACGCCCGGATTTCAGATGCTTGTCCCAGGCGCTCAAGGAATCACCGCGGCCAATTTTGAAAAGAACTGTAAGTGCGGGATGTGTCGTATTGAAATGCAAATATCGCTGCTGGCACAATTAGGAATACAATTCCCGGTTCAGGAAGCATTTGCCGAGGAGCATTTTGTTAAGCAAAATCCAACAAAACAAGCTGAAGAAGATAcacaaactgaaaataaaacttcacaGACAGAAATCAAAATCGTGGAAAAGGAGAAAGCACAGACATCAAACATAGCGGAAGTACCGAGTCGTCCGGAACAAGTATTAACAATCACCTTACCGGAAATGACATCAGAAAGGGAAGCAACTGATATTTCGACACGAGAATCTGCTAGAGAAACATACAGAAGTGTTCCCGGAGACTGA
- the LOC117339744 gene encoding probable E3 ubiquitin-protein ligase DTX3, whose protein sequence is MAEVATMQRPDHLANLPNVANSNNLGGIRLQTHGQRGEEPMEIEDNPCPSGAMGILVGTQGSAPHREEENCSICLDNFTNKTALPKCSHEFCKECIEQQFKYKPSCPICGTVYGKIIGTQPPGHINIQRLSNGNLPGYEQFGIISVSYSFPNGVQGPEHPHPGTRFSGTSRTGYFPDCPEGVKVVRLLKVAFDRRLVFTVGRSRTTGADNVVTWNDIHHKTAFNGGPQNFGYPDPTYLGRVTEEIAAKGVTEADLDHTTLNIIH, encoded by the exons ATGGCGGAAGTAGCTACCATGCAACGACCGGATCACTTAGCAAACCTGCCAAACGTAGCAAACAGTAATAATTTAGGTGGTATCCGACTGCAGACTCATGGACAACGTGGAGAGGAGCCTATGGAAATAGAGGATAACCCTTGTCCGTCTGGAGCTATGGGCATTCTTGTCGGCACTCAGGGCAGTGCTCCGCACAGAGAGGAGGAAAACTGCTCAATATGTTTAGACAATTTCACAAACAAGACTGCTCTACCGAAATGTTCACATGAGTTTTGTAAGGAGTGTATAGAACAACAGTTTAAGTACAAACCATCATGTCCGATATGTGGAACTGTTTATGGTAAAATTATAGGAACACAGCCTCCCGGCCATATTAACATTCAACGTTTATCCAACGGAAACTTACCGGGATATGAACAATTTGGCATCATTTCTGTGTCTTACTCATTCCCTAATGGAGTCCAGGGG CCGGAACACCCCCATCCAGGGACAAGATTTTCTGGTACCAGCAGAACGGGGTACTTTCCGGACTGTCCAGAAGGGGTCAAGGTGGTAAGATTACTTAAAGTGGCATTTGACCGTCGCCTTGTCTTCACCGTTGGAAGGTCAAGGACAACAGGAGCTGACAATGTTGTAACCTGGAATGATATACACCATAAAACAGCATTTAACGGTGGACCCCAGAA TTTTGGATACCCTGACCCTACATACTTGGGGAGAGTTACAGAAGAGATTGCAGCAAAAGGCGTAACAGAGGCAGATCTAGATCATACAACCCTGAATATTATACACTAA